A single genomic interval of Sphaerodactylus townsendi isolate TG3544 linkage group LG08, MPM_Stown_v2.3, whole genome shotgun sequence harbors:
- the ZBTB38 gene encoding zinc finger and BTB domain-containing protein 38 isoform X2, with protein sequence MTVMSHLKDLKDDFHSDTVLSFLNEQRIRGVLCDVTIIVEDTKFKAHSNVLAASSLYFKNIFWSRTICISGHVLELDDLKAEVFTEILNYIYSSTVVIKRQEAVLDLAAAGKKLGISFLEGLTEKNFSNSPCLYSFCSTEKGEVKEEKRQEESAITNGPRITNAYSIFESENSNNLFSPLDLRASFKKIPETTKASQVDQETNNACKDLEPASTLAEHSYAVTASCDAFQRNSFYHHESSPLCKITENGSEAVQPVPPAESTARVFSTSKTAFNSQATDVGAIQVPTHKGANTEAPHKAVTDQTVPFQKTHTNSGNFLSSKEGENKSDPVSGSIVTSIPHIYNGNCCTESFNDGAQFSTHSQLHSQPQEPLICKYCSKQFEGTTGLEVHEEVCRGLSDVCVQSENEHYLDNFAASSSKTDVSYRNSEPEMTENSLTDLSVPNCTLPETDHFVNMVDGQILYTCNVCKRTYVTLSSLRRHSNVHSWRRTYPCHYCNKVFALAEYRTRHEIWHTGERRYQCIFCLETFMTYYILKNHQKSFHAIDHRLGVNKKTANGGLKPSVYPYKLYRLLPMKCRRSPYKSYENSSYGSIQIDKATSSTCIIQNAITSELPSLNFSNNMLSNTSVSLDASPCNDATAAAAVNSSNISSSHEASASESDLKNDTYCAERPSVPTELSSGLQEYASSIITFSSSNATENSASVINYSNSTSSVIMHSGRVSSVIMHSNAISAIGNSNMGTSDITVRTDGDEDMQGTEDNKRTRSNREKKKVLEYNREETSDQLTKMASSGMSSNTTTDIFEPSSKTETYIAKPALPGTSADSNVAPLCQITVKIGDEAIVKRHILGSKLFYKKGRRSRHESKEEHTVQITEREKRERTVSRVCRSDYIELSEMCDDVSDQDSNDKPWRPYYNYKPKKKSKHLRKRRKAKWREKCRSNYSYRRNEKTGVTNYALRNIPEEKILSQEDEKMPSLHCELCERQHSSTEEAVEHLHKDTIPSEGYICEMCQKQFQSPSTLRMHMRSHMGEKTYPCKTCGKSFSVPGNLQKHERTHLGVKDFVCQYCNKGFTLNETLKIHERIHTGEKRYHCQFCSQSFLYLSTKRNHEQRHKRENSGKGYACFQCPKVCKTAAALGMHQKKHLFKNPKQEDKKDDLFPESTKSFVNQHLIDSDGHQTTKPLISQRVIDSAELEGSNVQNTTSNVGL encoded by the coding sequence atgaCCGTCATGTCTCACTTAAAGGATCTCAAAGATGACTTCCACAGTGACACTGTCCTCTCCTTCTTAAATGAACAGCGTATTCGGGGTGTTTTGTGTGATGTCACTATAATTGTAGAAGACACCAAATTCAAAGCCCATAGCAATGTCCTGGCTGCTTCAAGCctttatttcaaaaatatattttggagtCGTACAATCTGTATTTCTGGACATGTATTAGAATTAGATGATCTCAAGGCTGAAGTGTTCACAGAAATTCTTAACTACATCTACAGTTCCACTGTGGTCATTAAACGGCAAGAGGCTGTTTTAGACCTTGCAGCTGCAGGAAAAAAACTAGGAATATCATTTCTGGAAGGCCTTACAGAAAAGAATTTCTCAAATTCGCCTTGTCTATACTCATTTTGCAGTACAGAGAAGGGTGAagtgaaagaagagaaaaggcAAGAAGAGTCTGCCATCACAAATGGACCAAGAATCACAAATGCGTATTCAATTTTTGAGTCTGAGAATAGTAATAATTTGTTTTCTCCTCTTGACCTGCgagcaagttttaaaaaaattcctgagaCAACTAAAGCATCCCAAGTTGATCAAGAGACAAACAATGCTTGCAAAGACTTAGAGCCAGCTAGTACATTAGCTGAACATTCCTATGCTGTTACTGCAAGTTGTGATGCTTTTCAGCGAAATTCATTTTATCACCACGAGAGCAGTCCCCTATGTAAAATAACTGAGAATGGTTCTGAAGCAGTTCAGCCAGTACCTCCAGCTGAATCAACAGCTCGAGTGTTTAGTACATCAAAGACTGCTTTTAATTCCCAGGCCACTGATGTGGGTGCAATACAGGTACCAACCCACAAAGGAGCCAACACAGAGGCTCCCCATAAAGCAGTAACTGATCAGACAGttccttttcaaaaaacccaTACAAATTCTGGCAACTTTCTCTCTTCCAAAGAAGGTGAAAATAAATCTGATCCTGTTTCAGGGTCAATAGTTACTTCCATTCCACATATTTATAATGGTAACTGTTGTACTGAGTCATTTAATGATGGAGCACAGTTCAGCACTCATTCTCAGCTTCACTCACAGCCTCAAGAACCTTTAATCTGCAAATACTGTAGTAAACAGTTTGAAGGTACTACTGGACTAGAAGTGCATGAAGAAGTGTGCAGGGGATTGAGTGATGTATGCGTTCAAAGTGAAAACGAGCATTATTTGGACAATTTTGCTGCTTCTAGTTCAAAGACTGATGTCTCATATAGAAACTCAGAGCCTGAAATGACTGAAAATAGTCTCACTGATCTTTCTGTCCCAAATTGCACATTGCCAGAAACAGACCACTTTGTTAATATGGTTGATGGACAGATACTTTATACTTGCAATGTTTGCAAACGTACCTATGTTACCTTGTCCAGCCTCCGAAGGCATTCAAACGTTCATTCATGGAGAAGAACCTATCCATGCCATTACTGCAATAAGGTATTTGCATTAGCAGAATATCGTACCAGGCATGAAATCTGGCACACAGGAGAAAGACGGTATCAGTGTATCTTCTGCCTTGAGACCTTTATGACATATTATATACTCAAAAACCACCAGAAATCTTTCCATGCAATTGACCATCGACTGGGAGTAAATAAGAAAACTGCTAATGGAGGCTTAAAACCAAGTGTGTATCCTTACAAACTTTATAGGCTTTTGCCTATGAAATGCAGAAGGTCGCCATATAAAAGCTATGAGAACTCATCGTACGGAAGCATCCAAATTGACAAAGCTACTTCTAGTACTTGTATAATTCAGAATGCCATCACATCTGAACTACCGTCGCTGAATTTTTCAAACAATATGCTGTCAAACACATCTGTTTCCTTGGATGCATCTCCATGTAATGATgcaactgcagcagcagctgtgaacTCTTCAAACATTTCTTCTTCCCATGAAGCTAGTGCATCAGAATCAGACCTTAAAAATGATACTTATTGTGCTGAAAGGCCATCGGTCCCCACTGAACTTAGCTCTGGTCTTCAGGAATACGCATCGTCTATTATAACATTTAGTAGTAGTAATGCCACTGAAAATTCAGCCTCTGTTATTAACTACAGTAATTCAACATCTTCTGTGATAATGCACAGTGGTAGAGTTTCATCTGTAATAATGCACAGCAATGCTATCAGTGCAATAGGAAACAGTAATATGGGAACTTCAGATATTACAGTCAGAACAGATGGTGATGAAGATATGCAAGGGACAGAGGACAACAAAAGAACAAGAAGCAATAGGGAAAAGAAGAAAGTGTTAGAATACAACAGAGAAGAGACATCAGATCAGTTAACAAAAATGGCGAGTTCAGGAATGTCCTCTAACACAACCACAGATATTTTTGAACCTTCAAGTAAGACTGAAACCTACATTGCAAAACCTGCTTTACCAGGAACATCTGCTGATAGCAATGTTGCCCCTCTTTGTCAAATAACCGTCAAAATTGGGGATGAAGCCATTGTGAAAAGACATATTTTGGGATCCAAATTGTTTTACAAAAAAGGCAGAAGATCTAGACATGAGTCCAAAGAAGAGCATACAGTTCAGATTACAGAacgagaaaaaagagagagaactgtgtctcGTGTCTGTAGGTCAGACTACATTGAGCTCAGTGAAATGTGTGATGATGTAAGTGACCAAGACTCCAATGATAAGCCCTGGAGACCATATTACAATTACAAACCCAAAAAGAAGTCTAAACAtttaagaaaaaggagaaaggcaaAGTGGAGGGAAAAGTGCAGAAGTAATTATTCCTACAGAAGAAATGAAAAGACAGGAGTCACAAATTATGCACTTAGAAACATTCCTGAAGAAAAAATCCTTAGTCAAGAAGATGAGAAAATGCCGAGTCTTCACTGTGAACTCTGTGAAAGGCAGCACTCTTCTACGGAAGAAGCTGTGGAGCATTTGCACAAGGACACCATTCCTTCCGAGGGTTATATTTGTGAGATGTGTCAAAAACAGTTCCAGAGTCCATCAACTCTAAGGATGCATATGCGGAGTCATATGGGAGAGAAAACTTACCCTTGCAAAACTTGTGGAAAGAGTTTTTCTGTACCTGGAAACCTACAGAAGCATGAGCGTACCCACTTGGGTGTCAAGGATTTTGTCTGTCAGTATTGCAACAAGGGATTCACTCTGAATGAAACGCTCAAAATACATGAGAGAATTCATACAGGAGAAAAGCGCTACCACTGTCAGTTCTGCTCTCAGAGTTTCTTGTATCTTTCTACTAAAAGGAATCATGAGCAAAGACATAAACGTGAGAATAGTGGGAAAGGATATGCATGTTTTCAGTGCCCCAAAGTCTGCAAGACAGCAGCTGCTCTTGGAATGCACCAGAAGAAACACCTCTTCAAAAATCCCAAGCAAGAGGATAAAAAAGATGATTTATTTCCTGAAAGCACTAAATCTTTTGTAAATCAACATTTAATTGATTCAGATGGACATCAAACAACTAAACCTTTAATTTCTCAACGTGTGATTGATTCAGCTGAACTTGAAGGAAGTAATGTTCAGAATACCACATCAAATGTGGGACTTTAA
- the ZBTB38 gene encoding zinc finger and BTB domain-containing protein 38 isoform X1: MTSSSKAIFQMTVMSHLKDLKDDFHSDTVLSFLNEQRIRGVLCDVTIIVEDTKFKAHSNVLAASSLYFKNIFWSRTICISGHVLELDDLKAEVFTEILNYIYSSTVVIKRQEAVLDLAAAGKKLGISFLEGLTEKNFSNSPCLYSFCSTEKGEVKEEKRQEESAITNGPRITNAYSIFESENSNNLFSPLDLRASFKKIPETTKASQVDQETNNACKDLEPASTLAEHSYAVTASCDAFQRNSFYHHESSPLCKITENGSEAVQPVPPAESTARVFSTSKTAFNSQATDVGAIQVPTHKGANTEAPHKAVTDQTVPFQKTHTNSGNFLSSKEGENKSDPVSGSIVTSIPHIYNGNCCTESFNDGAQFSTHSQLHSQPQEPLICKYCSKQFEGTTGLEVHEEVCRGLSDVCVQSENEHYLDNFAASSSKTDVSYRNSEPEMTENSLTDLSVPNCTLPETDHFVNMVDGQILYTCNVCKRTYVTLSSLRRHSNVHSWRRTYPCHYCNKVFALAEYRTRHEIWHTGERRYQCIFCLETFMTYYILKNHQKSFHAIDHRLGVNKKTANGGLKPSVYPYKLYRLLPMKCRRSPYKSYENSSYGSIQIDKATSSTCIIQNAITSELPSLNFSNNMLSNTSVSLDASPCNDATAAAAVNSSNISSSHEASASESDLKNDTYCAERPSVPTELSSGLQEYASSIITFSSSNATENSASVINYSNSTSSVIMHSGRVSSVIMHSNAISAIGNSNMGTSDITVRTDGDEDMQGTEDNKRTRSNREKKKVLEYNREETSDQLTKMASSGMSSNTTTDIFEPSSKTETYIAKPALPGTSADSNVAPLCQITVKIGDEAIVKRHILGSKLFYKKGRRSRHESKEEHTVQITEREKRERTVSRVCRSDYIELSEMCDDVSDQDSNDKPWRPYYNYKPKKKSKHLRKRRKAKWREKCRSNYSYRRNEKTGVTNYALRNIPEEKILSQEDEKMPSLHCELCERQHSSTEEAVEHLHKDTIPSEGYICEMCQKQFQSPSTLRMHMRSHMGEKTYPCKTCGKSFSVPGNLQKHERTHLGVKDFVCQYCNKGFTLNETLKIHERIHTGEKRYHCQFCSQSFLYLSTKRNHEQRHKRENSGKGYACFQCPKVCKTAAALGMHQKKHLFKNPKQEDKKDDLFPESTKSFVNQHLIDSDGHQTTKPLISQRVIDSAELEGSNVQNTTSNVGL, translated from the coding sequence atgaCCGTCATGTCTCACTTAAAGGATCTCAAAGATGACTTCCACAGTGACACTGTCCTCTCCTTCTTAAATGAACAGCGTATTCGGGGTGTTTTGTGTGATGTCACTATAATTGTAGAAGACACCAAATTCAAAGCCCATAGCAATGTCCTGGCTGCTTCAAGCctttatttcaaaaatatattttggagtCGTACAATCTGTATTTCTGGACATGTATTAGAATTAGATGATCTCAAGGCTGAAGTGTTCACAGAAATTCTTAACTACATCTACAGTTCCACTGTGGTCATTAAACGGCAAGAGGCTGTTTTAGACCTTGCAGCTGCAGGAAAAAAACTAGGAATATCATTTCTGGAAGGCCTTACAGAAAAGAATTTCTCAAATTCGCCTTGTCTATACTCATTTTGCAGTACAGAGAAGGGTGAagtgaaagaagagaaaaggcAAGAAGAGTCTGCCATCACAAATGGACCAAGAATCACAAATGCGTATTCAATTTTTGAGTCTGAGAATAGTAATAATTTGTTTTCTCCTCTTGACCTGCgagcaagttttaaaaaaattcctgagaCAACTAAAGCATCCCAAGTTGATCAAGAGACAAACAATGCTTGCAAAGACTTAGAGCCAGCTAGTACATTAGCTGAACATTCCTATGCTGTTACTGCAAGTTGTGATGCTTTTCAGCGAAATTCATTTTATCACCACGAGAGCAGTCCCCTATGTAAAATAACTGAGAATGGTTCTGAAGCAGTTCAGCCAGTACCTCCAGCTGAATCAACAGCTCGAGTGTTTAGTACATCAAAGACTGCTTTTAATTCCCAGGCCACTGATGTGGGTGCAATACAGGTACCAACCCACAAAGGAGCCAACACAGAGGCTCCCCATAAAGCAGTAACTGATCAGACAGttccttttcaaaaaacccaTACAAATTCTGGCAACTTTCTCTCTTCCAAAGAAGGTGAAAATAAATCTGATCCTGTTTCAGGGTCAATAGTTACTTCCATTCCACATATTTATAATGGTAACTGTTGTACTGAGTCATTTAATGATGGAGCACAGTTCAGCACTCATTCTCAGCTTCACTCACAGCCTCAAGAACCTTTAATCTGCAAATACTGTAGTAAACAGTTTGAAGGTACTACTGGACTAGAAGTGCATGAAGAAGTGTGCAGGGGATTGAGTGATGTATGCGTTCAAAGTGAAAACGAGCATTATTTGGACAATTTTGCTGCTTCTAGTTCAAAGACTGATGTCTCATATAGAAACTCAGAGCCTGAAATGACTGAAAATAGTCTCACTGATCTTTCTGTCCCAAATTGCACATTGCCAGAAACAGACCACTTTGTTAATATGGTTGATGGACAGATACTTTATACTTGCAATGTTTGCAAACGTACCTATGTTACCTTGTCCAGCCTCCGAAGGCATTCAAACGTTCATTCATGGAGAAGAACCTATCCATGCCATTACTGCAATAAGGTATTTGCATTAGCAGAATATCGTACCAGGCATGAAATCTGGCACACAGGAGAAAGACGGTATCAGTGTATCTTCTGCCTTGAGACCTTTATGACATATTATATACTCAAAAACCACCAGAAATCTTTCCATGCAATTGACCATCGACTGGGAGTAAATAAGAAAACTGCTAATGGAGGCTTAAAACCAAGTGTGTATCCTTACAAACTTTATAGGCTTTTGCCTATGAAATGCAGAAGGTCGCCATATAAAAGCTATGAGAACTCATCGTACGGAAGCATCCAAATTGACAAAGCTACTTCTAGTACTTGTATAATTCAGAATGCCATCACATCTGAACTACCGTCGCTGAATTTTTCAAACAATATGCTGTCAAACACATCTGTTTCCTTGGATGCATCTCCATGTAATGATgcaactgcagcagcagctgtgaacTCTTCAAACATTTCTTCTTCCCATGAAGCTAGTGCATCAGAATCAGACCTTAAAAATGATACTTATTGTGCTGAAAGGCCATCGGTCCCCACTGAACTTAGCTCTGGTCTTCAGGAATACGCATCGTCTATTATAACATTTAGTAGTAGTAATGCCACTGAAAATTCAGCCTCTGTTATTAACTACAGTAATTCAACATCTTCTGTGATAATGCACAGTGGTAGAGTTTCATCTGTAATAATGCACAGCAATGCTATCAGTGCAATAGGAAACAGTAATATGGGAACTTCAGATATTACAGTCAGAACAGATGGTGATGAAGATATGCAAGGGACAGAGGACAACAAAAGAACAAGAAGCAATAGGGAAAAGAAGAAAGTGTTAGAATACAACAGAGAAGAGACATCAGATCAGTTAACAAAAATGGCGAGTTCAGGAATGTCCTCTAACACAACCACAGATATTTTTGAACCTTCAAGTAAGACTGAAACCTACATTGCAAAACCTGCTTTACCAGGAACATCTGCTGATAGCAATGTTGCCCCTCTTTGTCAAATAACCGTCAAAATTGGGGATGAAGCCATTGTGAAAAGACATATTTTGGGATCCAAATTGTTTTACAAAAAAGGCAGAAGATCTAGACATGAGTCCAAAGAAGAGCATACAGTTCAGATTACAGAacgagaaaaaagagagagaactgtgtctcGTGTCTGTAGGTCAGACTACATTGAGCTCAGTGAAATGTGTGATGATGTAAGTGACCAAGACTCCAATGATAAGCCCTGGAGACCATATTACAATTACAAACCCAAAAAGAAGTCTAAACAtttaagaaaaaggagaaaggcaaAGTGGAGGGAAAAGTGCAGAAGTAATTATTCCTACAGAAGAAATGAAAAGACAGGAGTCACAAATTATGCACTTAGAAACATTCCTGAAGAAAAAATCCTTAGTCAAGAAGATGAGAAAATGCCGAGTCTTCACTGTGAACTCTGTGAAAGGCAGCACTCTTCTACGGAAGAAGCTGTGGAGCATTTGCACAAGGACACCATTCCTTCCGAGGGTTATATTTGTGAGATGTGTCAAAAACAGTTCCAGAGTCCATCAACTCTAAGGATGCATATGCGGAGTCATATGGGAGAGAAAACTTACCCTTGCAAAACTTGTGGAAAGAGTTTTTCTGTACCTGGAAACCTACAGAAGCATGAGCGTACCCACTTGGGTGTCAAGGATTTTGTCTGTCAGTATTGCAACAAGGGATTCACTCTGAATGAAACGCTCAAAATACATGAGAGAATTCATACAGGAGAAAAGCGCTACCACTGTCAGTTCTGCTCTCAGAGTTTCTTGTATCTTTCTACTAAAAGGAATCATGAGCAAAGACATAAACGTGAGAATAGTGGGAAAGGATATGCATGTTTTCAGTGCCCCAAAGTCTGCAAGACAGCAGCTGCTCTTGGAATGCACCAGAAGAAACACCTCTTCAAAAATCCCAAGCAAGAGGATAAAAAAGATGATTTATTTCCTGAAAGCACTAAATCTTTTGTAAATCAACATTTAATTGATTCAGATGGACATCAAACAACTAAACCTTTAATTTCTCAACGTGTGATTGATTCAGCTGAACTTGAAGGAAGTAATGTTCAGAATACCACATCAAATGTGGGACTTTAA